In one Mauremys mutica isolate MM-2020 ecotype Southern chromosome 3, ASM2049712v1, whole genome shotgun sequence genomic region, the following are encoded:
- the LOC123367299 gene encoding uncharacterized protein LOC123367299 gives MGDLRNIVVITHSFHLLTYPDAMLRNIAASAMQDVIRKRKARTPSNQYVATYLRESLKREFGRDGGDLASLWTHARSATQWLEKHIGCHCTRCKECQELGVLVPQVKDTEHTSLTPKARTMLERSLKDAICCQYAENLKQKPDQGKAFQVTCKWDVSNHFLSKGSFTRFADWRFIHRAQLNCIPLKGAVLHGNRDKLCRKCEYANETLPHILCSCKPHSSAWKPRNNAIQGHLVKAILRPVAMNSAIPGMGSQLRLDIIITNEEWKKIIMVDVIVPVENRTPAFRNAQSRKLTDNLRARHYVVQTHADRRSAWDPTRSVAGMRNQ, from the coding sequence ATGGGTGATCTGCGCAACATCGTGGTGATCACTCACTCCTTCCACCTTCTGACATACCCAGACGCCATGTTGAGGAACATCGCAGCGAGTGCTATGCAGGATGTCATCAGGAAGCGAAAAGCCAGGACCCCCTCCAACCAATATGTTGCCACCTACCTGAGAGAGTCACTGAAAAGGGAATTTGGAAGAGATGGGGGAGACCTTGCTTCACTCTGGACTCATGCCCGCAGTGCTACGCAATGGCTAGAGAAGCATATCGGCTGCCATTGCACACGGTGCAAGgaatgccaggagctgggagtcctggtgccacaGGTGAAGGATACAGAGCACACAAGCCTCACTCCAAAAGCTAGAACTATGCTGGAGAGGTCCCTGAAGGATGCCATCTGCTGCCAGTATGCGGAAAACTTGAAACAGAAGCCGGACCAGGGCAAAGCCTTCCAGGTGACGTGCAAGTGGGACGTCAGCAACCACTTCCTCTCCAAGGGAAGCTTCACCCGATTTGCCGACTGGAGGTTCATCCACAGGGCCCAACTGAACTGCATCCCACTGAAAGGAGCTGTCCTCCATGGGAATCGGGACAAACTATGCAGGAAGTGCGAGTATGCCAACGAGACTCTACCCCACATCTtgtgtagctgcaagccccattccaGTGCCTGGAAGCCACGAAACAATGCCATCCAAGGTCACCTAGTTAAAGCCATCCTGCGACCAGTTGCTATGAACTCTGCCATCCCTGGAATGGGCAGCCAACTGCGACTGGACATCATCATCACCAACGAGGAATggaagaagatcatcatggtTGATGTCATAGTTCCCGTTGAAAACAGGACCCCGGCCTTCCGCAATGCCCAATCTCGAAAGCTGACTGACAACTTGAGAGCTAGGCATTACGTGGTTCAAACACATGCTGATCGTCGGAGTGCATGGGACCCAACAAGGAGTGTTGCGGGAATGCGGAATCAGTGA